In Acidobacteriota bacterium, the genomic window GTTTTATTCGGCTTCCGTGGCCGGCTACCAGATGTGATAAGCTTTGCAGCCTTTGGCGAAGGACTGCACCGCAGTCAGAACGTATCCTCTCCCGAGGTTGAGTGTTGTGGATTTTGAGTGGGACCCGGCGAAAGCCCGTGCCAATGAAAGCAAACATGGTGTTTCGTTTTTCGAGGCGAGCCAAGTCTTCGGTGATGATCATTCCTCATCCTTCCGCGACCCCGATCACTCGATAGGCGAGAGTAGGTTCTTGATTTTTGGACTGTCGAGGCGAGGCAGGCACATGGTAGTATCCTACGCAGAGCGGGATGATCGAATCCGACTGATATCGGCACGAAAGATGACCCCTCGAGAGAGAAGAGTCTATGAGCAACGAAGAAGACACCCTTAGGGACGAGTATTCAGAGGATTTGATCAAATCAGGTGTCCGCGGAAAGTACGCGAAGCGATACCGTGAAGGCACTAACGTTGTGTTAATCGATCCAGACCTGCGGGAAGTCTTTCCAGATTCGGAAGCCGTCAATCGCGCTCTTCGTGACTACCTTTCGAAAAAGGAGACCGCAGGTTAAGTCCCCACGCAGTTTCGCGCCCGTCGTCCGACAAAGAAGGGCGGATCCATGTCGTCTTCAATAGCCTGCAGGAGTTTGCCCGCGAAGCTATCCATACCGTCGCGGAACTTCGTCGCTATCTAGAGCAGAGCGCGAAGGCTGAGGATAGTGGAAGCGAAGAAAAAGGCAGCAAGACCGGCGACAAGGCAGAGGGGGAGGGGAGAGAGAGTAAGGGTGCACCACCGGTTTCGGCAAAGTATCGCGATTGGTTGGTCCGCAATTATGGACGGGTGGAAATGGAGGGGTACGATCGCAGGACCTCGGGAAACGTTCAACTGAAGAGTGTTTATGTGCCGCTGACTGTTTCTGGCATGCAGAACAGGGAAGAGGTGGTAAAGCTCAGGAGCCGACGGCTGCGACTAGCGCATGCCTTGCTTCTGGATCTTGTGGCCAAACAGAATCTAGCGGTCTCAGGGGCAACGGGGTCGGGGAAATCTAGGTTTTGCCGCTGGGTGGCGATCAGGGCGGCGGGCGGACCTGCCATGGCGCAGCCGGTGGCGCCGCCGGAGGAGTTTGTTGAGACGTGGCCGAAGGAGTTGAAGGGGCGTTTGCCGCTGTTGGTCCCGCTGCGGGACTTTTGGGGTGAACTGCCCTCGAAAAAGGCGGAGCTCTCAAGGGGAGAACTGGAAGCGGCCCTGCAATCGTGGGTTGCCAGCAAAAAGCCTGACGGGCTGAGTTGGGATGACGTAGAAGCCCATCTGAAGGAAGGATCG contains:
- a CDS encoding BrnT family toxin; this translates as MDFEWDPAKARANESKHGVSFFEASQVFGDDHSSSFRDPDHSIGESRFLIFGLSRRGRHMVVSYAERDDRIRLISARKMTPRERRVYEQRRRHP